A single region of the Halobacterium wangiae genome encodes:
- a CDS encoding YeeE/YedE family protein, translating into MNSLLIAAAVGLGLGVFLQKGRFCFVNAFRDLFAYKDSRVTKGVIAATLLTMVFWGTAYQLGYYQGFWTPGWGLTGLLGGFVFGIGMTYAGGCASGTLYRAGEGYLQFWLTLLFMGVGYAVFTVAFPTLQSTYFQPLTFGEGVSLFSVSPVPAGLLALLVAAGVTLVYATVIGRAKTSSDPGERATVASVELSGLLAPVVGLRQFGRGTRSYARGLVRAWRTPVASSKRPWDPRTAALGITAVAVLWFTQVSIVGVTGPEARWTGYLLEQVGVDAGGYEYWGAILFRGEGVGVTVDMLMIGFVIVGAGLAALWSGDFSLRVPKRRRLPNAVVGGLMMGAGSRLAPGCNIGNIYSGIAELSVHSFVAAVGIVAGVYVMTHWIYRDVGCAI; encoded by the coding sequence GTGAACAGTCTACTGATCGCAGCGGCCGTCGGACTCGGACTCGGGGTGTTCCTGCAGAAGGGGCGGTTCTGCTTCGTGAACGCCTTCCGGGACCTCTTCGCGTACAAGGACTCCCGGGTGACGAAGGGGGTCATCGCGGCGACGCTGCTCACAATGGTGTTCTGGGGCACTGCCTACCAACTGGGCTACTACCAGGGGTTCTGGACTCCCGGCTGGGGACTGACCGGGCTCCTCGGTGGATTCGTCTTCGGTATCGGGATGACGTACGCCGGCGGCTGTGCGAGCGGTACGCTCTACCGGGCCGGAGAGGGATACCTCCAGTTCTGGCTCACGCTGTTGTTCATGGGCGTCGGCTACGCCGTGTTCACGGTCGCGTTCCCGACGCTCCAGTCGACGTACTTCCAGCCGCTGACGTTCGGCGAGGGCGTGAGTCTCTTCAGCGTCTCGCCGGTGCCGGCCGGACTGCTGGCGCTGCTGGTCGCTGCCGGCGTCACGCTCGTCTACGCTACGGTCATCGGCCGGGCGAAGACGAGCAGCGACCCGGGCGAGCGGGCGACTGTCGCGTCGGTCGAGCTATCGGGCCTGCTCGCACCGGTCGTCGGTCTCCGACAGTTCGGCCGCGGCACCCGTTCGTACGCCCGCGGACTGGTGCGTGCGTGGCGGACGCCCGTCGCGTCCAGCAAGCGGCCGTGGGACCCGCGGACCGCCGCACTCGGCATCACCGCAGTCGCCGTCCTCTGGTTCACGCAGGTGTCCATCGTCGGCGTCACCGGTCCGGAGGCGCGCTGGACGGGCTACCTGCTCGAACAGGTCGGCGTCGACGCCGGAGGATACGAGTACTGGGGAGCCATCCTGTTCCGCGGCGAGGGCGTCGGCGTCACCGTCGACATGCTGATGATCGGATTCGTCATCGTCGGCGCCGGACTCGCCGCGCTCTGGAGCGGGGACTTCTCGTTGCGCGTGCCTAAGCGCCGGCGACTCCCGAACGCCGTCGTCGGCGGGCTCATGATGGGGGCGGGCTCGCGGCTCGCCCCCGGCTGCAACATCGGGAACATCTACTCGGGCATCGCCGAGCTCTCGGTCCACTCGTTCGTCGCGGCCGTCGGCATCGTCGCCGGCGTCTACGTGATGACCCACTGGATATACCGCGACGTCGGCTGCGCCATCTGA
- a CDS encoding DUF1028 domain-containing protein, which yields MTFSICVREPYEDEAGDQQYRFGVAVTTRLPGVGVPCPHVNEYGAVSTQSLTNVDLGRRGVAYLADGLAIEDALQALLNADDGSADRQLHGVSREGSFTFSGEGCNDWYGETSGENYTVAGNLLTGEAVVERTAEQYEDAAFGDAPLAKRLIDALGAGQAAGGDKREDLTVQSAAVKVVDTADDDRPYYDDLRVDATEDPIVDLRETFRLAKQGYEDALERYEDEMDDENEAGEEAVSEDGE from the coding sequence GTGACCTTCAGCATCTGCGTCCGCGAACCGTACGAGGACGAGGCGGGCGACCAGCAGTACCGCTTCGGTGTCGCGGTGACCACCCGCCTCCCTGGCGTCGGCGTCCCGTGCCCGCACGTCAACGAGTACGGCGCCGTGTCGACACAGAGCCTCACGAACGTCGACCTCGGTCGCAGAGGCGTCGCGTACCTCGCCGACGGTCTCGCTATCGAGGACGCGCTCCAGGCGCTGTTGAACGCCGACGACGGGAGCGCGGACCGACAGCTCCACGGCGTCTCCCGCGAGGGGTCGTTCACGTTCTCCGGCGAGGGGTGCAACGACTGGTACGGCGAGACGAGCGGCGAGAACTACACCGTCGCGGGCAACCTCCTCACGGGCGAGGCCGTCGTCGAGCGCACCGCCGAGCAGTACGAGGACGCCGCGTTCGGGGACGCGCCGCTCGCGAAGCGACTCATCGACGCGCTCGGCGCGGGGCAGGCCGCCGGCGGCGACAAGCGCGAGGACCTCACCGTCCAGAGCGCCGCCGTGAAGGTCGTCGACACCGCTGACGACGACCGCCCGTACTACGACGACCTGCGCGTCGACGCGACCGAGGACCCCATCGTCGACCTGCGCGAGACGTTCCGGCTGGCCAAGCAGGGCTACGAGGACGCGCTCGAACGCTACGAGGACGAGATGGACGACGAGAACGAGGCGGGCGAGGAGGCGGTGAGCGAGGACGGCGAGTAA
- a CDS encoding RNA-binding protein: MNVSSRHHLRSDEIGAIADALREGLDVELDADSFELVELTDEPFDVVLVDGDPLVWYPEGEPFVTVRGANATAPTTGVVTVDAGAISFVSDGADVMRPGITEADDDIESGDLVVIQEESHGKALAIGRALTSGDDMVGSSGKVVESLHHVGDELYEFSV, from the coding sequence ATGAACGTGTCCTCTCGACACCACCTGCGGAGCGACGAAATCGGCGCCATCGCCGACGCGCTCCGGGAGGGACTAGACGTCGAACTCGACGCAGACTCCTTCGAACTCGTCGAACTCACCGACGAACCGTTCGACGTCGTGCTCGTCGACGGCGACCCGCTCGTCTGGTACCCGGAGGGCGAACCGTTCGTCACCGTCCGCGGCGCGAACGCGACGGCGCCGACGACGGGCGTGGTCACCGTCGACGCGGGCGCCATCTCGTTCGTGAGCGACGGCGCGGACGTGATGCGACCCGGCATCACCGAGGCCGACGACGACATCGAGTCCGGCGACCTCGTCGTGATCCAGGAGGAGTCCCACGGGAAGGCGCTCGCCATCGGGCGCGCACTCACGAGCGGCGACGACATGGTCGGCTCGTCGGGGAAGGTCGTCGAGAGTCTCCACCACGTCGGCGACGAACTGTACGAGTTCTCCGTCTAG
- a CDS encoding DUF7562 family protein, which yields MWGSENDPVTCISCGVSVERSNAREYDKHGDRWDREGKEFEYLCKPCFRGLTKHARIGLEDALEDAGAGRVTDEEFVARFLADCEEHPGRE from the coding sequence ATGTGGGGGTCCGAGAACGACCCGGTGACCTGTATCTCGTGTGGCGTCTCCGTCGAGCGCAGCAACGCCCGAGAGTACGACAAGCACGGGGACCGCTGGGACCGCGAGGGCAAGGAGTTCGAGTACCTCTGCAAGCCGTGCTTCCGCGGCCTCACGAAACACGCGCGGATCGGACTCGAGGACGCTCTCGAGGACGCGGGGGCGGGCCGGGTCACCGACGAGGAGTTCGTCGCGCGGTTCCTCGCCGACTGCGAGGAACACCCCGGCAGAGAGTGA
- a CDS encoding RNB domain-containing ribonuclease has translation MSNDAEAAPGTAEAQGPVEISPELDRQIANKREDLFEKFELHDEFPPEVLEEAEARTEGVQEEIQDEIEDRADMRRLPTWTTDPVDAQDFDDAVSVMERDHEYVVWVHIADVTHYVHPESAMWDAAVDRGNTIYLPAYTVHMLPPVLAETVCSLVPQEDRLAHTVEMHLDKDDLSYRNIEIYKSVIHSNERLTYTQTEDRLDEPDAPLHEEISLLYELADQMHEQRKEEGSLVLNPRRDRAHTIIEECMLKANKAVTHELMWDRGVEAVYRVHPQPSPNEWDDALREIQELDGVSIPGDSWDDPRKAVNATLEQAPERQLGKIQWAVMKVMPRAKYMNDPFGGHHALNFEIYGHFTSPIRRMSDLVNHWIVYQNDVPENLVELCDHASDKQKAAESAEREYRNFLQEVGLDPDAVNNRGLSVVEDEEAADAA, from the coding sequence ATGTCGAACGACGCAGAGGCGGCGCCGGGAACCGCCGAAGCCCAGGGTCCCGTCGAAATCTCGCCCGAACTCGACCGCCAGATAGCGAACAAACGCGAGGACCTCTTCGAGAAGTTCGAGCTCCACGACGAGTTCCCGCCCGAGGTCCTCGAGGAGGCCGAGGCCCGCACCGAGGGCGTCCAGGAGGAGATCCAGGACGAGATCGAGGACCGTGCGGACATGCGTCGTCTCCCCACGTGGACGACCGACCCCGTGGACGCCCAGGACTTCGACGACGCGGTCAGCGTAATGGAACGCGACCACGAGTACGTCGTCTGGGTCCACATCGCGGACGTCACCCACTACGTCCACCCCGAGTCGGCGATGTGGGACGCGGCCGTCGACCGCGGGAACACCATCTACCTCCCCGCCTACACCGTCCACATGCTCCCGCCGGTGCTCGCGGAGACGGTCTGCTCGCTGGTCCCCCAGGAGGACCGCCTCGCCCACACCGTCGAGATGCACCTCGACAAGGACGACCTCTCCTACCGGAACATCGAGATCTACAAGTCCGTCATCCACTCGAACGAACGGCTCACGTACACGCAGACCGAGGACCGCCTCGACGAACCGGACGCGCCGCTGCACGAGGAGATATCGCTGCTGTACGAACTCGCCGACCAGATGCACGAACAGCGCAAGGAGGAGGGGAGCCTCGTCCTCAATCCCCGCCGTGACCGCGCGCACACCATCATCGAGGAGTGCATGCTGAAGGCGAACAAGGCAGTCACGCACGAACTCATGTGGGACCGGGGCGTCGAGGCCGTCTACCGCGTCCACCCCCAGCCGTCGCCCAACGAGTGGGACGACGCGCTCCGCGAGATCCAGGAGCTCGACGGCGTCTCCATCCCCGGGGACTCCTGGGACGACCCCCGGAAGGCGGTCAACGCCACCCTCGAGCAGGCGCCCGAACGCCAGCTCGGGAAGATCCAGTGGGCGGTGATGAAGGTGATGCCCCGCGCGAAGTACATGAACGACCCGTTCGGCGGCCACCACGCGCTCAACTTCGAGATCTACGGCCACTTCACCAGCCCCATCCGCCGGATGAGCGACCTCGTCAACCACTGGATCGTCTACCAGAACGACGTCCCCGAGAACCTCGTCGAACTGTGCGACCACGCCAGCGACAAGCAGAAGGCCGCCGAGTCCGCCGAACGCGAGTACCGGAACTTCCTCCAGGAGGTCGGTCTCGACCCCG